The genomic stretch TAATCATGTGTAaatgaattagagaagatatgaGACTAGCATTCCAAGCATTACCCATAATTAAAATCATTTACCCACAGAGGTTGATTAGATGGATATGGATAAGATTATCAATGTGCCTGACTCCCTGGCTATGTCATTAGCGTGTAGGACATTGTGGTCATTATCCACCCTTTGGTTGTCTATACTATGTAATTTGCCAATTCGGACATCTTGCATTGGACACGCTTTATCTATAATCTTTATTTCAAAAANNNNNNNNNNNNNNNNNNNNGGGTAGATTCTCCATAGagacaataaataattatggagacattaaaaaggtaaggagagagatataccaaaaaaaaaaaaaaaaaaaaaaaaaaaaagaaaaagaaaaaagatatggTTATGGATATTTTGAATGCTTACAAATTCTAATGGACCCATCTTCCATTTTAGACAATGGCTATCTCATCTGTTGGGGAGTGGTACACGCAATTGAAAGAGGAAGCCTACCTACCAAGGCTCTAAAACACGGAACAGTCACGTGATCAGTTAAAGGCCAAAACTGTTCCACTACCATTCTGGAATGGTCTGGATCAGACTGTATTTAACAGATCTACTCATGTGTTACGAAAAACAAAAAAGCCAATTttgtttactattttacccttggacCATCCATGTGGAGCAGAATCTGAAAGGTCAGGATCGTGGATCAGTTATGGCTAATACCATTTCAATCCAACAAATACTGACCGTTCTGTTCCAATTTTTAGAACTTCCTACTGGTAATTGTTGATTGTGTTCACATGACATGGGACCCTGTTTTCTCCATCTGAAATAAAGCAAAACCATTACTCTAAACAAACACTAGGATAACCTAGTAGTGATAGtttcggcttgtggagccgaCACCCAGGAGAAGAAGTCATGGGATCGAATCCTATCGTATGCATTATGGGAGTGTGTGTGTGCGATTTAAGTAGAGATCATAACGGTAGGTTGTTGTGTTAGTCTCTCCGAGGATTAGTCAAAATACGAGTAAGTTGGCCCGGATACCTTGattaacacaaaaaaaaaaaaaaaaaaaaaaaaaaaaaaaccattactCTAAAAATGGTGAACACTTGATCACATAAAATGCAAAAGGAATTGAGATTatctatattaaaaaaaaagttaagttTGATATTAAATTTCGCTTTCAATTGGGTGCCCCCAAAGGTGGAGAAGAGTTGAACTTATAACCTCAGCTTTCCTTAGGCATGGTTCGTTGTCCACTGAGCAAACCCGGTGGGGTTAATACTGATGCAGACTTTTCATCGTATTTAATTTAGGGGAAAAATAGAATTCATTGAGTAGTGAGTCTGGCGGCTCTGGCCCACTACTGTCGACAAGTTTGTAATGGTTAGACCAGTGTGGTAAGAGAGAAAGAATGCTGATCTGATCCAtttgtgaaagaaaataaaatagagtatATGAGAACCataattaattttgaaaattagaaTGATGATTAAATTGAATTTGTTGATTAAAAATTAAAGGTTAGGAAATAAATCGGGCCTTTTTTTTAGAGAGGGGGATAAATGGACTTGAACCATCACGATTAATAAAATACGAATTTCCTCATaccatgggtttttttttttttttttccgtggGGTTTGTGGGGTGGGTTTTGGGAAAGAGAGTTTTCTTACATTGTAGGGCGGAAGATCCATATAACTATCAAAGGTAATCAATATCTACCCACCATTTAAGAATGATCTACAGTATTCTGCATTGTTCCCCCATACCCAATTGATAGTTCTACACCATCCGATTGATAGTTTGACACCATCCTAAGGCCTCAAGGAATTTGGGAAAACTTGgtcttatctatttttttttttttttttttttcaagagttAGGGATAAACTTAAAATGACTCTAAAAAAAGTGACGAGAAATGGCATACATAACTAAAAAGTAGAGACTAGAAGTATAACTTTAAATAAAGGGCTCGTTGGTTCGTATTTCAATAACTTTAAGGGCATTTTTTAGAGAAATGAACAAAAATAATGATTAATTTCACGATTCAAATAGGAAAATGGATCAGCTATTAACCGTACGAATCAGTATCCAACatctgtcatttttttttccaaatatatCCCTTTTTATCTTTGTAATGGCAGAAGGAATAACAAGTGTTAGCTCCTACGACCGGGTGATCATACGAGCAgcaaatcctatctcttcaaaTAGGGGCGAGTTTTATTCCATTTCTATGATCAGGCACTCTTCATAAATTCCCTTACCTGTTATACGGACCAGGGAACTTTTctaaacttggaaaaaaaaaaaaaatccatcaaacCTTGCCTTTGCTTGTGTCTCCACCTGTGCCTAATGATGGGTCTACGAGGATCCGTATCAGGTCGGGATGCCCCTGCTGGTAGGTTATCAACGGAGACTAATGCTTTTGCTGTTCTCTTCCACGGCACCCTCTGCTGCTTTGTTCGGATGCTCCATCGTGCGCTTCAACCCGCATATACAAGAtcaatttcaattgaaattgCCTAAACCCCCTGCCAACATTTCATTCAATGTTTGGCCGCCCTTTTAGTCAGAAGACACACCTCTTTTTCTAATACTTCGTTCAAGTGCTCAAACCATAATCAACTTTCTTGAACAACTAATTATTTTATTGACAtttgacaaaataaaataaaattaaaggcAATGAGATGATTGCTTGGTCACATAACCCTACACTAACACAGGGCTATGAGAGCATGCGCAAGAGTACAAAgatagcatttttttctttcacacgGGCAAAGTAGTAATTGGAATCGGTGAGTTCAACACCAATAGTTTTTCCCCCTGGCCTGTCCTTAATAAGCATGTGAGGTTAGAGCTGAAAGTTCTTCCTTCCTCCACCTGCTTTTCTTCTCCTAACATTCTGAAAAACTGACAAAAACAAtcaaaagagggggaaaaaaaaataaaaaaaatgaagcaatGCAAATCGTTGGATCATTATCCACCTCAAGGCCACAAAGGGCCAACACTTGGCACAATTTCAATTATACATTCACAAGATAACAAAGGCGTGTCCAAGATAAAGCCCAGTTGGACAATTCTAAATCCCTCCATAACCTGCAACTCAGGCCAAGCAATATGTCCACAGCTCCACAGTTCTTCCAACTCCACAAGCATCTGCCACCAAGCACTGTATTGTTCCCACATGAGTCATCATCCCAATCTTATAACCATTCTGATGACTACAATACATGGCTGACCCACCCCTGACTTTACACCTCAATATAACCCCTCTCCCGCTTTCGCTCCCCCCCCCCATCACACCAACACACAGCCAAGTAAGCTCACACAGTAGCTTTTGTACTCCTCTCTCTTCATCCTCCTTCCAGAGCACTTTGTAGAGTCCCCGGTGACGCCCTTGCCATGTTGGAAGGCAAGGCCGTGGTTAGCGACACTGACATGCTTCAAACCATGCAGGATGAAGCACTTTGCCTCGCCGCCAAAGCCCTTGATGTCTTCGATATCACTGATTCCACCCAGATTGCTTGCTTCATTAAGAAGGTATGTCAGACACCCACATACACATACTGGATTCATTTGTTGTGTCAACCTGAAGACCTTCTGGTGCCTTTGTTGATGTGGGCTTTGTGTTTCATGCAGGAGTTTGACAGGCTTCATGGACCAGGGTGGCAGTGCATCGTGGGAACAGATTTTGGTTCTTTTGTTACTCACTTCTGTGGCTGCTTCATCCACTTCTGCATCGGCAGCCTTGCAATCTTGCTTTTCAAGGGTGCCTCAGGTCTTGAGGAAGAGGAAAACCAGTTCACAGCTTTGGAGCTGGTGAAGGCATGAacctgtttttttctttttcttttttttgttgttgttcttgaaGGGTTTAccatgtaaagaagaaaaattgcaAGTACAATAGATTTCATGTTTCGCAGTATCCTTGTTAAATTTCTCCATTCCAATAATTATGCATTTCATACCAATGGTATTTTTCCATTGAGTCCATATTCTCTTTGTGTTTCGCATGCACCATTAGTTCATCTGCGAAACCCACCAGGCtggaaaaagaaagagtaaAACCAAATAAATACAAGATAATAACAATGGGCAAAAAACACTTATTGTTCCAATCCTTGTCATTCATATCATATTCTAAGGGTAATAACATATCTAATTATCTGTTTATATtccataatctctctctcttccctccaaACCCCCTTTTGTTCTAAATGGATCCCAATCAAAAGGGAAAAGCTGGAAAAGAGAGGAGCATTTTAACCTATCGTCAGCAAACAATAACAAAACCACCCAAATAAAAAACATGAAGCTCAAAAATAACACTCAATTAAATCAAAGGGATgaatatataagaaaataatgaatATTGAAGTAAACTGTTAAATATTTACAATTTAAAAATTCATATGCTGTGAAAATCGACAAGGATATAGAACCAAACCGCACTATTAGACACAACACATGATAATCACAAAGCAAAGAATCAATTCATTTTCCCCATCCTAGAGGATACACTCCTTATGTGCCTCAGCTGGATTATGTGTTTTATCTTTACACATTGATGGTTACCTTCCCACTGGCCAAGTGTATTAGTCAATTAAGGTTTCAAAGTTACTAGGGAAATTGTTATGTCATTGTCCAATAACATATCAGGAaaatcatatttatttttttacttccacCTATTTTTTGGGGCTTTCAAATGCTCAGAAGCAATGCGACATGCTACACCTTTCATGCAACATATTAGAAGGAATGAGGGTACTGTGGCCCGTAACAACATAATATATGTAACAGAATCTCCGACCACATGAATTGCTAGAGGACTACAGGATTACATAGTCCATAAGCCATATCTCAGACACACATAATTGAAACCGAATGAAATATTTAAGTATTGGATGCAGTAATTGGTCCACTCACCACCATTCTCATGTATTAactattgtgtgtgtgtgtgtgtgttgagagagagagagagagataccgtGCATATGATTATTTTCAGAGGGTGagaacaaaaggaggggcaTCCCTTCTTGGCCCTGCAACAGAGCGATAAACATAGACCTTCTCAGCCTGAGTGTCATCACTTTCATCCTCTTTGATCACCTCCACATTCAACCTTGGCATCTCCCTAGCCAGCAGCCTACACCCATTCATTGTCACATTGCAGGCTGACATCCACAAAGACCTCATTGATTCGTACCTCTCCAGCCCTGACAACAGAGCCGCATTCCCAAAGGGGGAATCTCGTATCTCAAGTTTCCGTAGCTTTGGACATCCTTCAAGCACACACTGCATCCCCCTGTCACTGCTGCCTGCAAATGCCACAGATAATGTCTCCAAGTTCTTAGCATATCTCCCAATGTACTCAAAAGTCAGGTCAGTCAATAGACCAGAGACCGCAAGCCTCTGAAGTTTGGTGCATGTCTTCACCACGGAACCAAAAGCTTCATCCATAGACTCATTAGTCAAGTAATCTGGCTGGCAAGGGTTCATGATGCAGAGACGGAAGTGGGTGAAATCAGGGCAGTTTTGCACTACTGTAGCCACAGCAGCATTGGTCATCTGTCGGCAGAAGTAGAGAGTATAGTGCAGTTTATGGCAGCCACGGGAGACAGCTACCAAGCCAGACTCTGTCACCCCTCCACCACCCCCCACCACAGGTTCTGCAGGAAAGACACGAAGCTCCTCGAGTAAAGGGCAGCTCGACCCAACAGCCTCAAGTCCTTTGTCTTCTACAGTGTCCAGGACCTGTAAAAACATAGTGGGTTTAAGCTTCCTCTGACTAAAACTAAAGAAATAATCCAAAGATTTCCAATGTGCCTTTTCTTTTTGGAGATAAGTACAGGGttcccaatttagaaaatcaGGTATTATTTTCATGCTAGAGCAGCATTCCAAATAGAACTGTAAAATATAATTGGTTTACAGGTTTACTTGATCTTCATGCTTTCCATTGATGTTAGCATCCATGGTTTGTTTGTTTACTCTTTCCGTATGGGAAGAATATATTGGTATGGAGCAGACAGAAAATTAACCTCGTCCATATAGACAAACAAGGAGATATTTTTGTACAATGGCTCCTGGGACAGCTATCTCATTCACACTGGACAGTTCATCATGAAGAATTGGGCAACGTTAAGTCTGAGCACAAAGCTGGTTTCAAACAGTGATCAACAGTCCCACCACTAAGATATTGGATGCCTAACCAATAGGAATCACAAATCATGGGGAAGAGTAAATACTGGTTTTCAATAGTCAAAGGCAAGTACAGACAGATATTAACAACTTTAAGAATTGAGTGTGAAAAAATATGAACTTAAAAGTATCCATGAAAGAGTGCCACAAGTGTCACTATGTAAAAAGCAGAAGGGTAAAAATCTATAATTCCCATGGTTATCGTAACTTATCTTCAATTAATTTTATCTTGCAAAAAGGGCAAGCTAAGAATCATTTGTCCTTTGATGTGTAAACAATGATAACAATCACATCAGCATTTTGTGTTGACGCAAGCTCAGGTTCACAAGCTTTTTGTtggcaatttaaaaaaaaaattaaaagctgcAATATATGCATTAGAAAAATTCGCATCAGGTGGATATGTTCATTTCAGAAAAAGCTTATGTTTATACAGTAGGGCTAGAACAATAAAATATCGTAGGCTGCTCTCTATTTTTCGGCCACGACAAAAATAATCTagtaaaaggaaataaaagatcaACTTCTATAGTGATTaccaattaatgatttttgagTATGCTACTAACCCAGAGACGCTGGAGAAGTGGGCAATTGGGGAGGAGCTTAGCAAGTTCAGCACTCTGTAAGGCAGCATAGCTCAAATTCAAGAATGTCAGATTAGCGCATGCAGGATAGAGGGCTGGAAGATAAAGGGAAGTGGCTTCCCATAAACCAGACAGTGTGTGCAAGTTCCTGCAATTGTTGAATGCTTTTTTGAGTTCTTCATACTGCAGAAAACTGAAATCTTGCGAGAATGAGCCAGTTCCCAGTTCCATTAATTGAGGAGCTCGCGACAGCAGCCTTTGTAATTGTTCCAAAGTCacatttttatttgctttcaaAACCTTCAATGACTTGCATCTAGCAACAAGCCTCTCCAGGGAATCAAAACTGACTTCACTGTTCAAATTTGCAAAGTTCAGTATTTCTAGTGATGTGAAGTTTTCAGGAAAGCAACTCAACCAGCCACCCCCAAGATCCTCAATGCCATTCTCCAGTATGTCCAGCTCAGTCAAGTTCCTGAAACCCAACTTAAGAATCAGAAATTATGCATTATTAAAAATGACAACATGAGCAAGCAAAAGGACTAACATGcctttatcaataaaaaaatatattgactTACTTTTGATCGTCTGTTATCCTATGGAAAAGTTAACAATGTGCAGATGCATAAAAAGAATGGAAACCAAATTAGAATGCAATGGCATCTCAACAAATCCAATTAAATTTCAGTGCGCCTTTGTAATGGTAGTGACACTACATTTACAGGTGCAGCAGCCTTGGCTCCACACAATTAGAGGCATTTGAAACTGAAACATGTCACATAAGCAGAGCATATCAAAACACAGTCTACAGAGCATCAATTGTCAAAATTTGATTACAAGAGATTCATAGTATATGAATTCTTCACTGGGGACTCTTAAATGGCTGATCCACTGTGTTTATTGCATCATGTAGACACGTTTGTAGGCATAAGACTGGTGTGCCTTCTCAAGACACATCAATCATTTTGAGATGAGAAAAATTAGGAAGCCCAGGCAAACCTGCATTCAAGGGCCAAATCAAGTTTAGTTTCCATGGACAAAGCTAATTAGTGGGTGACATCTCAGCTCTGGTAAGGTCCAATTGTTTCTAGATTACCAGTATTATGATAGGTGGCAGGGATTTGGACTGTAGAGAAAAGATTCCACTGGTTTCCACATACTTGATTCTATAGCTGAAAACATCAGCAAAGAATGAAATAAATTCCCTAGAGACTGACCAGTGATCAAAAAGCTCTGACGTTTAAGAATAGGATAAACAAAACGATTATTCCTCTAGAAGAAATAGAAGCTGCACAACAGTGATCCCACTATACAATTATTATGAAAGCTACAGGTCAATAAAGTTGCACTCCTTAGGCATAATTTAACAAAACCAAGGACACTCCATGCGGGTCTGCCTTTGCTCTTATTCTTTGCTTTTCATTGAGGAAAGAAGCAACTCATCAACGGGTCCCAACCTTTCAAGGTGGCTTTCAGAAAGGGAAGCCAGAATCCTTCTAAAATAGACATGATACATGCGAGAAGGACTAATGTCTCTATCAGACTTATGGCAGTTCAGAATCACGCCAGTCCACCTTCACCATAGTGTATATAAACAATGGCCGTTAACCAATCAACAGCTTATTTTAACCATTCAATAGCTTATTCCTTTAATACACATCAACTGTCATTCTCGTCCATTCAACTGGTCCAATAAGCATGTCAACACGtccaaaaaatcatatataCAGCAATCCGATGCTCCTCAGCTGGAAAGAACTTTcatgccttttctttttttcttttaattcaatTATTTTAACTTTATTAGATCACTTACGGAGGACACTTCAAAGGTAATTTCTGAACCATCCACTCATTTCTAAGCAAGAAGCAATTAAAAGTAGGAATATATCTACAGGGAAGAATTATCAATTACATGATGCCGATAGGAAttccaaaccaaaaagagaaatatatctttgtaaaaaagaaattttactaGGGGTAAAAAGAGACATTATTGGGGGTGGGAACTTTCATAGAAACTCCTGCAAGTTACCCTGAGGAACACCAACAACATCTTTTCGAAATCTTGATAAAAAAATCGAAAACAgtattaaaattaaaagaaaaaacctaacaTGAAAGGGTGGTATCTATCAAATTTACAGATAATTTGGAGCGAAGGATCATTAGCTTAAGAGGGGTGTGAATGGAAGAGACCGTAACCCCAAATCTCGAATTAGCAAAAAATAGGCAAGAACGAAGCTTACTTGCAATATGCGGCAATGGTGGCAAGGCCATCAGTGCTGAACCCATCACAACTCACAAGGGAGAGAGCTTTGAAGTTGGGAAATGAATGCGCAAGAAAATCCAAGCTTTCATCCGTGACAGTCATCCTCTTAAGACGCAGCTCCTCAAGGTGAGGATACGCAGAGACAAATACATCAAGCCATGATTGTATATCGGCTCCCCAGTTAGAAGGGACGAGGTTGAAATCTGAGAACCGAGGTTTCCCTTTCAAGGTTACGCTTCGAATGTTAGGAAATCTCCCAACAAGAATCTCAGGTGAAACAGAGTAGCAGTTGCCAATGAACACATGAGTTCGGCTCCATCTCTCTGCACTGTACCAGTCCTTGCAAACTAGAGAAACAGAGCTCCTATCCTTGTGGGACTTCACGAAACCCAGAACACGTTCCAATACTTCGTCAGGGAACGGAGAAACAcgtttctccttctcctccggcgaatctcttttccttttagaAGCCATACCTACTCAACCCTCAATATCTAACGTCAAAATGCCATACCTATCCACAAAGAAAAGTACTCTGAGATGAGAAAATCAAACACTGGATTCACACAACTCCGTCGTGAAACCACATGTATGTCTTCTATAGGACTAAAATTGCAGAGAGAAGAAGGGGGGACGAACTTATAACGAGGATCAAGAACTCGGAAAAAGATTTATAGAACCACCATTAATACAAAAAATCGAACACCTAGACTAAAAACTGtttcaaaacaaagaaaaactttcCTCACTGCTTCACAGCATCTCTATATGTACTaccaaaagtgaaaaaaaggggggcttttattttctcttttggaaagAAGTAACAAAACAGCAGCAATCAATCTGCCAACCGCCATGAAAGAAAGCTCAGTGTCCAAACGAACTGTCTCAACACATAAAAAACAGACGCATTTGCAGATTAAATACCAAAGCAGATGGTTCCAGAATGAcaaacagaataaaaaaaatatatggggaGGGAATAAGTAAGAAGAATCTAAGAGccctaaaactagaaaagaaGATCCACCATGGAGTGAACCTCAATTTCTAATCTGAGAGAGGAATATGAACCGAAACTGGACTCGAATGGCtagatcttaacgaagatctgCCAAAAACTAGTCACTccgaaaagagaaaataaatggcTAGAACCAGAGGATATGATCTCCGCCTCCAAAGACGAGCTATGCTCCAGAGAAGATGAGAATTTGAGATAAGAGAATGCATTGCGTATTCTGGCAAAAGTAGAAATAAAGAAAGGCGAAAGCTTTATTATCCTCAACTCACCTCACCTGACAGACATGGCAGAAAAGAGTAAAAGGCCTGAAGATGGAGCCCCACCACTCCTATAATCCACCATAGTGTACATAACGCACACCCCTCTTATCTGCTGCCACGTAAACACTCTGCCTACATGGATGCATCTGCCAGAGCATAGCGCACAACACCATAAGCGTATTTTAAGGATCAGATGGGTTAGAAATGGAAACAGAAAAACCGCTGAAGAGAACCTACAAGTGGTAATAatttaatggagaaaagaacACTAATCACAGTTAACCTTCATCTCAATGATTTCAgatc from Macadamia integrifolia cultivar HAES 741 chromosome 11, SCU_Mint_v3, whole genome shotgun sequence encodes the following:
- the LOC122093411 gene encoding dynein light chain 2, cytoplasmic, with the translated sequence MLEGKAVVSDTDMLQTMQDEALCLAAKALDVFDITDSTQIACFIKKEFDRLHGPGWQCIVGTDFGSFVTHFCGCFIHFCIGSLAILLFKGASGLEEEENQFTALELVKA
- the LOC122093410 gene encoding protein TRANSPORT INHIBITOR RESPONSE 1-like, yielding MASKRKRDSPEEKEKRVSPFPDEVLERVLGFVKSHKDRSSVSLVCKDWYSAERWSRTHVFIGNCYSVSPEILVGRFPNIRSVTLKGKPRFSDFNLVPSNWGADIQSWLDVFVSAYPHLEELRLKRMTVTDESLDFLAHSFPNFKALSLVSCDGFSTDGLATIAAYCKNLTELDILENGIEDLGGGWLSCFPENFTSLEILNFANLNSEVSFDSLERLVARCKSLKVLKANKNVTLEQLQRLLSRAPQLMELGTGSFSQDFSFLQYEELKKAFNNCRNLHTLSGLWEATSLYLPALYPACANLTFLNLSYAALQSAELAKLLPNCPLLQRLWVLDTVEDKGLEAVGSSCPLLEELRVFPAEPVVGGGGGVTESGLVAVSRGCHKLHYTLYFCRQMTNAAVATVVQNCPDFTHFRLCIMNPCQPDYLTNESMDEAFGSVVKTCTKLQRLAVSGLLTDLTFEYIGRYAKNLETLSVAFAGSSDRGMQCVLEGCPKLRKLEIRDSPFGNAALLSGLERYESMRSLWMSACNVTMNGCRLLAREMPRLNVEVIKEDESDDTQAEKVYVYRSVAGPRRDAPPFVLTL